In the Haloferula helveola genome, one interval contains:
- a CDS encoding PAS domain-containing sensor histidine kinase has product MSSQRSSTAMASGREKQIWESYRRLVKQVPLGVIVADPNDDYEFQFVNDNMLSILGYENSRTSLASLKREKVSHITEILYTRTGSPVEAKLRELGAKKKSEFSALVFCRPNMRISDVKVTATIGTWNNKTSAFFFIRNVTKELREEKELRLKNSELESVAYAFSHDLNAPLITLSSFLPIAIEHLEKASKERESLKLIEKARVELDRCKRASDRMQEMFESITELYRIGNGKEKRIDLEVVNAIENVEDILKEKIEESGATITCEGISQTLRVARSHVILILQNLISNAIKYRDPKQSPNIEIGLSEDHANIRHSVFYVADNGVGIPEHNKSKVFMMFQKLRSNDEGMGVGLAIVSRIVSLYQGKIWVEDNSPQGSVFYFTLPEAQKLIADDEGI; this is encoded by the coding sequence GTGAGTTCCCAAAGATCATCGACAGCGATGGCATCGGGACGGGAAAAGCAGATCTGGGAGTCTTACCGGCGGCTAGTGAAGCAAGTGCCGCTTGGCGTTATCGTCGCAGACCCAAACGACGACTACGAATTTCAATTCGTAAACGACAACATGCTATCAATTCTGGGTTACGAAAATTCCAGAACTTCTCTAGCTTCCCTGAAGAGAGAGAAGGTCTCCCACATCACCGAAATTCTTTACACTAGAACTGGTTCGCCAGTGGAAGCCAAATTGCGTGAGCTTGGGGCGAAAAAGAAGTCCGAGTTTTCCGCACTCGTGTTCTGCCGGCCAAATATGCGGATTTCCGATGTGAAGGTCACTGCCACCATCGGAACGTGGAACAACAAAACGTCGGCTTTCTTCTTTATCCGAAATGTAACGAAAGAGTTACGAGAGGAAAAGGAGCTTCGCCTCAAGAACAGCGAGCTAGAATCGGTTGCCTACGCATTTTCGCACGATCTGAATGCTCCGCTTATTACACTTAGCTCGTTTCTACCTATTGCAATTGAGCATCTTGAGAAAGCGTCCAAGGAACGAGAGTCGCTCAAACTAATTGAAAAGGCTAGAGTCGAACTCGATCGCTGCAAGAGAGCATCCGATCGAATGCAGGAGATGTTCGAGAGCATTACCGAACTGTATAGAATCGGGAATGGAAAAGAAAAAAGGATAGATCTAGAGGTTGTTAACGCAATCGAGAATGTCGAAGATATCTTGAAGGAAAAAATCGAAGAAAGTGGTGCGACCATTACCTGCGAGGGAATCTCACAGACACTCCGTGTCGCAAGAAGCCACGTTATCTTGATCCTCCAGAATCTGATTTCCAACGCCATCAAATATCGGGACCCAAAGCAGAGCCCGAATATCGAAATTGGCCTTAGCGAAGACCATGCTAATATCCGCCATAGCGTCTTTTATGTCGCCGACAACGGAGTAGGAATACCGGAGCACAACAAGAGCAAGGTATTCATGATGTTTCAGAAGTTACGATCTAATGACGAAGGAATGGGAGTAGGACTTGCCATCGTTTCACGGATCGTATCTTTATATCAAGGAAAGATATGGGTTGAAGACAACTCACCACAAGGAAGCGTATTCTACTTCACCCTTCCTGAAGCTCAAAAACTTATAGCCGACGATGAAGGCATCTAG
- a CDS encoding response regulator, with protein MKASRNILLIEDDEDHAELLTRNANPSDKISRIGDGGEALDFLFGLEQSPTADRPDLIILDLKLPTADGTMILAKIKTDEKAKILGLHRIPVVIVTSSINPRDISNAYDNYTNSYLEKPRSPEGWAHLMRQIDEYWLTCNKSSLGLPS; from the coding sequence ATGAAGGCATCTAGAAATATCTTACTAATCGAGGACGATGAAGATCACGCAGAGTTGCTAACACGAAACGCGAACCCATCTGACAAGATCTCTCGTATTGGAGACGGTGGAGAGGCTCTTGACTTTCTGTTTGGACTAGAGCAATCGCCGACCGCTGACCGACCTGACCTCATCATCCTTGATCTAAAGCTTCCGACTGCAGACGGGACAATGATTCTCGCCAAGATCAAGACAGACGAGAAAGCAAAAATCCTTGGTCTCCACCGCATCCCAGTTGTGATAGTCACATCCTCGATCAATCCGAGGGACATAAGCAATGCATATGATAACTACACGAATAGCTATCTCGAAAAACCTCGATCCCCTGAAGGATGGGCGCACTTAATGCGCCAAATTGACGAATACTGGCTTACTTGCAATAAATCTAGCCTAGGACTCCCATCGTAA
- a CDS encoding response regulator gives MSCRVFIVEDDKAHATLMDLCLKNARGSYNTELFQSGEVALEEAIRNPPDLMLVDINLIDMSGIELLEQISKHKDFKTRVILLSSQEFDYGVVVKCTKLGASDFLQKTKVLLSPTSRHLELKVVKALLEPTINLADREEAEKLIKENARLKAQARGAKKLAVRFGSLVSEWFFKAILAGVAAAVFTWLVTQLQPGKVQIALLVGGIVFVFVIVRNPLRRFANAFWALLTVWSSACLVSSFSIAVEHRDSFLDIWFSGQELWFHIVAGVLMLSCLILDFVERRARR, from the coding sequence ATGAGCTGCAGGGTATTCATCGTCGAGGACGACAAGGCACATGCGACTCTGATGGACTTATGCCTGAAGAATGCCCGCGGATCTTACAACACCGAACTTTTTCAAAGCGGAGAGGTGGCCTTGGAGGAGGCTATTAGGAATCCGCCTGATCTGATGCTGGTCGATATCAATCTTATCGATATGTCCGGCATCGAACTATTGGAGCAGATTTCCAAACACAAAGACTTTAAAACTCGAGTGATTTTACTTTCCAGCCAGGAGTTTGACTACGGCGTCGTGGTCAAATGCACAAAACTTGGTGCATCGGACTTCCTCCAGAAGACAAAAGTCCTCTTGAGCCCGACTTCTCGCCATCTCGAATTGAAGGTCGTCAAGGCATTGCTTGAACCAACCATAAACTTGGCGGACAGGGAAGAAGCTGAGAAACTGATCAAAGAGAATGCACGGCTCAAAGCGCAGGCTAGGGGCGCGAAGAAGCTTGCTGTTCGATTTGGATCCCTGGTGTCTGAGTGGTTCTTTAAGGCCATATTGGCAGGTGTAGCAGCGGCAGTTTTTACCTGGCTCGTCACGCAGCTTCAGCCTGGGAAAGTTCAGATCGCCTTGTTGGTTGGTGGAATTGTATTTGTTTTTGTGATCGTCAGGAATCCACTTCGACGATTTGCGAATGCGTTTTGGGCTCTTCTGACGGTATGGTCTTCTGCGTGTTTAGTCTCCAGTTTTTCGATAGCCGTAGAACATCGAGATAGCTTCCTCGACATTTGGTTTTCAGGTCAGGAGCTTTGGTTTCATATCGTCGCAGGTGTGCTGATGTTGAGTTGCTTAATCCTTGATTTTGTCGAAAGAAGGGCGCGAAGGTGA
- the mutS gene encoding DNA mismatch repair protein MutS, protein MAGTKLTPMMAQYQSMRRSLPADVLLLFRLGDFYEMFFEDAQTAAPILNVALTRRNSVPMCGVPYHAADNYISKLVKAGKRVAIAEQTTEPQPGKIVEREIARIISAGSIIEHHLLDDARPNFLAAVFQFGKKFGLACVDHTTGSFTLTEFDSRGPLDDELARLTPSELLVSDEQLEAFGALPASQAYDAFAFLPDPAGQLLKDHFGVHSLHGFGCAEMPAAIGAAGAVLHYLVHQLRRPCEHLRSLKVREDDGIVLIDAASQRNLDLVDSRSGRKHTLLGVLDRTKTPMGARLLRDWILHPLRDREALLARQEMIAAFLAEPFILSKVRESLQGIRDIERTTSRLSQGAGNARDLQALATSLSHIPTLKEDLLSLPMGSGVGGQGAAAGGQGSVAGGQNSENGPRDPSRAPEPEQGPRGSDRAPEPQSPTSHSSLVTSHSAKLHDFTSLTELLATSLSEEPPATLKDGGLIADGHSAELDELRAAGRDGKKWIAQLQEDERKRTGIDSLKVKFNNVFGYFIEISAAKLATATIPDDYTRKQTMANAERFITPALKEMESKVLGSEERAKQLEHELFLELRQQVCTHLDALQETAAAVAEIDVLGGLADVAQTHRHSRPVLEESRYLEITNGRHPVLEQTLVDEKFVPNDTEFVPPPDSGSGDEGSVVSGQNPENGPPASAGPGAQEVGTSAPARPAAEPQSPPTTDHSPLTTGPESPDGPADLSLVQILTGPNMAGKSTYIRQVALITLMAQIGAYVPAESATVGLVDRIFCRVGASDDLSRGQSTFMVEMNETALILNHATDRSLVILDEIGRGTATFDGLSIAWAVAEHLHDVTRCRTLFATHYHELTDLTETRAAVANYNVAVREWNDEIIFLRKIVPGAADKSYGIQVARLAGLPTPIIDRAKDILSHLEMHSAKPDAKKRGPKAKNTRPKDMPDPNPPQLDLFD, encoded by the coding sequence ATGGCCGGCACCAAGCTCACCCCGATGATGGCGCAGTATCAATCGATGCGCCGCTCGCTGCCCGCCGACGTCCTCCTCCTCTTCCGCCTCGGCGACTTCTACGAGATGTTCTTCGAGGACGCCCAGACCGCCGCGCCCATCCTCAACGTTGCCCTCACCCGACGCAACTCGGTGCCGATGTGCGGCGTCCCGTACCACGCGGCCGACAACTACATCTCCAAGCTCGTCAAGGCCGGCAAGCGCGTTGCCATCGCCGAGCAAACGACCGAGCCGCAGCCCGGGAAAATCGTCGAGCGCGAGATCGCCCGCATCATCTCCGCCGGCTCGATCATCGAGCACCACCTCCTCGACGACGCCCGCCCGAACTTCCTCGCCGCCGTCTTCCAGTTCGGGAAGAAGTTCGGCCTCGCCTGCGTCGACCACACCACCGGCTCCTTCACCCTCACCGAGTTCGACTCCCGCGGCCCGCTCGACGACGAACTCGCCCGCCTCACGCCCTCCGAGCTCCTCGTTTCCGACGAACAGCTCGAGGCCTTCGGCGCGCTCCCCGCCTCCCAGGCCTACGACGCCTTCGCCTTCCTCCCCGATCCCGCCGGCCAGCTCCTCAAGGACCACTTCGGCGTCCATTCCCTGCACGGCTTCGGCTGCGCCGAAATGCCCGCCGCCATCGGGGCCGCAGGCGCCGTCCTCCACTACCTCGTCCACCAGCTCCGCCGCCCCTGCGAGCACCTCCGCTCGCTCAAGGTCCGCGAGGACGACGGCATCGTGCTCATCGACGCCGCCTCGCAGCGCAACCTCGACCTCGTCGACTCCCGCTCCGGCCGCAAGCACACCCTGCTCGGCGTCCTCGACCGCACCAAGACCCCCATGGGCGCGCGACTCCTGCGCGACTGGATCCTCCACCCCCTGCGCGACCGCGAGGCCCTCCTCGCCCGCCAGGAAATGATCGCCGCCTTCCTCGCCGAGCCCTTCATCCTCAGCAAAGTCCGCGAGTCCCTCCAAGGCATCCGCGACATCGAACGCACCACCTCCCGCCTCTCCCAAGGCGCCGGCAACGCCCGCGACCTCCAAGCCCTCGCCACTTCCCTAAGCCACATCCCCACCCTCAAGGAGGACCTCCTCAGCCTCCCCATGGGGTCAGGGGTCGGGGGCCAGGGAGCAGCCGCCGGTGGTCAGGGTTCAGTGGCCGGTGGTCAGAATTCAGAGAACGGACCGCGCGACCCCAGTCGCGCCCCGGAACCCGAGCAAGGACCGCGCGGCTCCGACCGCGCCCCAGAGCCCCAGTCTCCCACTTCACACTCCTCACTCGTCACGAGTCACTCCGCCAAGCTCCACGACTTCACCTCTCTCACCGAACTCCTCGCCACCTCCCTCTCCGAAGAACCCCCCGCCACATTAAAAGACGGCGGCCTCATCGCCGACGGCCACAGCGCCGAGCTCGACGAACTCCGCGCCGCCGGCCGCGACGGCAAGAAGTGGATCGCCCAGCTTCAGGAGGACGAGCGCAAGCGCACCGGCATCGACTCGCTCAAGGTAAAGTTCAACAACGTCTTCGGCTACTTCATCGAGATCTCCGCCGCCAAGCTCGCCACCGCCACCATTCCCGACGACTACACGCGCAAGCAGACCATGGCCAACGCCGAGCGCTTCATCACCCCCGCGCTCAAGGAGATGGAAAGCAAGGTCCTCGGCTCCGAAGAGCGCGCCAAGCAACTCGAGCACGAGCTCTTCCTCGAGCTGAGGCAGCAGGTCTGCACCCACCTCGACGCCCTCCAGGAAACCGCCGCCGCCGTCGCCGAGATCGACGTCCTCGGCGGCCTCGCCGACGTCGCCCAAACCCACCGCCACTCCCGCCCCGTCCTTGAAGAAAGCCGCTACCTCGAAATCACCAACGGCCGCCACCCCGTCCTCGAGCAGACCTTGGTCGATGAGAAGTTCGTGCCGAATGACACCGAATTCGTCCCGCCCCCTGATTCGGGCTCTGGTGATGAGGGGTCAGTGGTCAGTGGTCAGAATCCAGAAAATGGACCGCCGGCTTCAGCCGGCCCCGGAGCCCAAGAGGTAGGGACGAGCGCCCCCGCTCGTCCGGCGGCGGAACCCCAGTCCCCACCGACCACCGACCACTCCCCACTCACCACCGGCCCCGAATCGCCGGACGGCCCCGCCGACCTCTCCCTCGTCCAAATCCTCACCGGCCCCAACATGGCCGGCAAATCCACCTACATCCGCCAGGTCGCCCTCATCACCCTGATGGCCCAGATCGGCGCCTACGTCCCCGCCGAATCCGCCACCGTCGGTCTCGTCGACCGCATCTTCTGCCGTGTCGGCGCCAGCGACGACCTCTCGCGTGGCCAGTCCACCTTCATGGTCGAGATGAACGAGACCGCGCTCATCCTCAACCACGCCACCGACCGCAGCCTCGTCATCCTCGACGAGATCGGCCGCGGCACCGCGACCTTCGACGGCCTTTCCATCGCCTGGGCTGTCGCCGAGCACCTCCATGATGTCACCCGGTGCCGCACCTTGTTCGCCACGCACTACCACGAGCTCACCGACCTCACCGAGACCCGCGCCGCCGTCGCCAACTACAACGTCGCCGTCCGCGAGTGGAACGACGAGATCATCTTCTTGAGGAAGATCGTCCCCGGCGCCGCCGACAAGTCCTACGGCATCCAGGTCGCCCGCCTCGCCGGCCTCCCCACCCCCATCATCGACCGCGCCAAGGACATCCTCAGCCACCTTGAGATGCACAGCGCCAAGCCCGACGCCAAAAAGCGCGGCCCGAAGGCGAAGAACACGCGGCCCAAGGACATGCCGGATCCCAATCCGCCCCAGCTCGATTTGTTTGACTAA
- a CDS encoding DUF4956 domain-containing protein: MPTIRSTIHSWLLPVVLALVSLAPSLHAAPEEIREAFLSRYGPIESVDWEVDSNGYWEAQFENDGESYRADFDTDGNWIETERNLDFEDLPDPVKTAIRAEHGDREIAEIEEVDSAEKGRFYDVEFQEKGPNQDVQYSQDGEPLGSFIPGISSPLPKIENGQTLADGITLGELALESITNLLTILIYAYLIYYRRHHNHKMMFLLLAFNLFLFPIFLLSSVLTMGFGFTIFALLALVRLRSENFGKAEVAYLLGAVSLTFINSQLSAQVEVFASATVLLTAFLADHPYFWRAAYQTTEIRYRISDTEKMLDRQYLREAISKEFNIIVNEVEIDRVCNKEVRLTVVYSDIEEDTDEKKSGKSKKNGKED, encoded by the coding sequence ATGCCTACCATCCGATCCACAATCCACAGCTGGCTCCTGCCGGTCGTGCTCGCCCTCGTTTCGCTCGCGCCGTCCCTGCATGCGGCACCGGAGGAAATCCGCGAAGCATTCCTGTCCCGCTACGGACCGATCGAGTCGGTCGATTGGGAAGTCGACTCCAACGGCTACTGGGAAGCCCAGTTCGAAAACGACGGCGAGTCCTACCGCGCCGACTTCGACACCGACGGCAACTGGATCGAGACCGAGCGCAACCTCGACTTCGAGGATCTCCCGGATCCGGTGAAAACCGCCATCCGTGCCGAACACGGCGACCGCGAAATCGCCGAAATCGAGGAAGTCGACAGTGCCGAGAAGGGCCGCTTCTACGACGTCGAGTTCCAGGAAAAGGGACCGAACCAGGACGTCCAGTATTCGCAGGACGGAGAACCGCTCGGGAGTTTCATTCCGGGGATCAGCTCACCGCTTCCGAAGATCGAGAACGGTCAGACGCTCGCCGACGGCATCACTCTTGGCGAGCTCGCCCTCGAGTCGATCACCAATCTTCTCACCATCCTGATCTACGCCTACCTCATCTACTACCGCAGGCATCACAACCATAAGATGATGTTCCTGCTGCTGGCGTTCAACCTGTTCCTCTTCCCGATCTTCCTCCTCAGCTCGGTGCTGACGATGGGCTTCGGCTTCACGATCTTCGCGCTGCTCGCGCTGGTCCGGTTGAGGAGCGAGAACTTCGGCAAGGCCGAGGTCGCCTACCTCCTCGGAGCCGTCTCCCTGACCTTCATCAACTCGCAGCTCTCGGCACAGGTCGAGGTCTTCGCCTCGGCCACGGTGCTGCTCACGGCCTTCCTTGCCGATCACCCTTACTTCTGGCGCGCCGCCTACCAGACCACCGAGATCCGCTACCGCATCTCCGATACCGAGAAGATGCTGGACCGCCAGTACCTGCGCGAGGCGATCTCGAAGGAGTTCAACATCATCGTCAACGAGGTCGAGATCGACCGGGTCTGCAACAAGGAGGTCCGCCTCACGGTGGTCTACAGCGACATCGAGGAGGACACCGACGAAAAGAAGAGCGGCAAGTCGAAGAAGAACGGGAAGGAGGACTGA
- a CDS encoding metallophosphoesterase family protein, with product MIAPILPLFLHRYCLGQSRARRVAGIAFALISLTLLMAGTTDARTLKFHGPVIQWHRDPCTTASFSWVEQIAPDGEPLPVWRTGNAGFGYGDDDDVTVLAEMEDHSTRLYLAKTFNVSGIPSDAALKLGIRYDDAFIAYINGREVARSANIRGRHAGADVTDDHEGDTEEVFVIANPRKVLRSGKNLIAIEGHNVRKSSSDLTFQPRLLLNGREIVGLGSEWHYLASGDPPLRWYLSMPKESALPELPNEDESEWTLSIRRRGSGLAFRPIEHEQDEFGSTGNPVFRAVAEGLRPGTAYDYNLSAGSRSVKTGWFTTAPAQLSRNMKFVVGGDMGTAEAIPICRAVAKDDPLFVVVGGDLAYANGRADSLWYSWIDNWTELMVAPDGRSIPIVAAIGNHETKSFSGLKKREILKGLATLRPKKSLAPFYFSFFDLPDNESNFRVDFSNYMSFVVLDSGHSQHESSQTGWLEDQLEDRAGARHLFVTYHEPAWGVGIKKNNDDVQDEWCPLFEEYQVDCVFENDHHCYKRSHPLIQGVRNDQRGILYLGDGAWGAKLRPITSRMLDREGARNYLAAWKSIHHVIRVTLQPNGRRLYQAFDSDRAVFDSTSDSKVRR from the coding sequence ATGATCGCCCCGATCCTACCGCTATTCCTCCATCGATACTGTCTCGGACAGTCCCGAGCCCGCCGAGTCGCCGGGATCGCGTTCGCTCTCATTTCCCTGACCTTGCTGATGGCCGGCACGACCGACGCGCGGACGCTCAAGTTCCACGGCCCGGTGATCCAGTGGCATCGGGATCCGTGCACCACCGCGTCCTTCAGCTGGGTGGAGCAGATCGCCCCCGACGGCGAACCGCTGCCGGTCTGGCGGACGGGCAATGCGGGCTTCGGCTACGGCGATGACGACGATGTGACGGTGCTCGCCGAAATGGAGGACCACTCGACCCGCCTCTACCTCGCCAAGACATTCAACGTGAGCGGGATCCCGTCCGATGCGGCCCTCAAGTTGGGAATCCGCTACGACGATGCCTTCATCGCCTACATCAACGGCCGCGAAGTCGCCCGCTCGGCCAACATCCGTGGGCGACACGCAGGGGCTGACGTGACCGACGACCACGAAGGCGACACGGAAGAGGTCTTCGTCATCGCCAATCCGCGGAAGGTTCTCAGGTCCGGAAAGAACCTGATCGCCATCGAAGGACACAACGTCCGCAAGTCGAGCAGCGACCTGACTTTCCAGCCGAGGCTGCTTCTCAACGGCCGCGAGATCGTCGGACTGGGTTCCGAGTGGCACTACCTCGCGTCGGGCGACCCGCCGCTACGCTGGTACCTCTCGATGCCGAAGGAGTCCGCCCTGCCCGAACTCCCTAACGAGGACGAATCGGAATGGACGCTCTCCATCCGCCGCCGCGGCAGCGGTTTGGCCTTCCGTCCCATCGAGCATGAGCAGGACGAGTTCGGCTCCACCGGCAATCCGGTCTTCCGCGCGGTCGCTGAAGGACTCCGGCCCGGAACCGCCTACGACTACAACCTCTCCGCCGGCAGCCGCAGCGTGAAGACCGGCTGGTTCACCACCGCTCCCGCCCAACTGAGCCGGAACATGAAGTTCGTCGTCGGTGGCGATATGGGCACGGCCGAGGCGATTCCGATCTGCCGCGCGGTGGCCAAAGACGACCCGCTGTTCGTCGTGGTCGGCGGCGACCTCGCCTACGCCAACGGCCGGGCCGACTCGCTGTGGTACAGCTGGATCGACAATTGGACCGAACTGATGGTCGCTCCGGACGGCAGGTCGATCCCGATCGTCGCCGCGATCGGCAACCACGAGACGAAGAGTTTCTCCGGCCTCAAGAAGCGCGAAATCCTCAAAGGTCTCGCGACACTGCGACCCAAGAAGTCGCTCGCCCCATTCTATTTCAGCTTCTTCGACCTGCCTGACAACGAGTCGAACTTCCGCGTCGATTTCTCGAACTACATGAGCTTCGTGGTTCTCGATTCCGGCCACTCGCAACACGAATCGAGCCAGACCGGCTGGCTTGAGGACCAACTCGAGGACCGTGCCGGCGCCCGCCATCTCTTCGTCACCTACCACGAACCGGCATGGGGCGTGGGGATCAAGAAGAACAACGACGACGTCCAGGACGAGTGGTGTCCGTTGTTCGAGGAGTACCAGGTCGATTGCGTATTCGAGAACGATCACCATTGCTACAAACGCAGCCACCCGCTGATCCAGGGCGTCCGGAACGATCAACGCGGCATCCTCTATCTCGGCGACGGGGCTTGGGGCGCGAAACTCCGCCCGATCACATCCCGCATGCTCGATCGTGAGGGCGCGCGCAACTACCTCGCGGCGTGGAAGTCGATCCACCACGTGATCCGCGTGACGCTCCAGCCGAACGGCCGCCGCCTCTATCAGGCGTTCGATTCCGACCGTGCCGTCTTCGACTCGACCAGCGACTCGAAGGTCCGCCGCTGA
- a CDS encoding cytochrome b562 — MTKLLIPALAVGMLALVPVRADDTPLAEQMEILNDSYKAFRRTDDAAEGAKLAREAQAAVVKAFAMTPEFVEKGGHPGGKEVAMAAYRKQTAQLLVTLCEIEEAFVAKDMDKVQELIGPLRDAKKTGHDEFMEED, encoded by the coding sequence ATGACCAAGCTTCTGATTCCCGCTCTTGCTGTTGGCATGCTCGCCCTGGTGCCCGTCCGCGCGGACGACACCCCGCTGGCCGAGCAAATGGAGATCCTCAACGATTCGTACAAGGCGTTCCGCCGGACCGATGACGCGGCCGAAGGTGCCAAGCTGGCCCGCGAGGCGCAGGCGGCAGTGGTGAAGGCCTTCGCGATGACGCCCGAGTTCGTCGAGAAGGGTGGCCACCCGGGTGGCAAGGAGGTCGCGATGGCGGCCTACCGCAAGCAGACGGCGCAACTCCTCGTGACCCTTTGCGAAATCGAGGAAGCCTTCGTCGCCAAGGACATGGACAAGGTGCAGGAGCTGATCGGCCCGCTGCGCGACGCCAAGAAGACGGGCCACGACGAGTTCATGGAAGAGGATTGA
- the dinB gene encoding DNA polymerase IV: MRKILHIDMDCFYAAIEERENPDLRGKPVGVGGRSRRGVLTTANYEARKFGCRSAMPVFKALEACPHLVIVPVRFDLYRAESARIRAIFGRFTEMIEPLSLDEAYLDVSHLQSSGAAVAREIRAQIREETGLTASAGIAPNKLLAKIASDWNKPDGQKEVREEDIDDFLRELPVGRLWGIGPKMKARLAQLGIHTCGELRQFDKIQMAKRFGSWGLELHQLCRGIDDRPVRTERIRKSLSSENTFSENIETLAALKPVMLAQLEGVREDLARKHSDRAIRSLVVKLKFADFTRTTAERASPHLDPAIFDELLTEAWTRGANKPVRLLGVGVRFRDPEEKQQLDLF, encoded by the coding sequence ATGCGCAAGATCCTCCACATCGACATGGACTGCTTTTACGCGGCCATCGAGGAGCGCGAGAATCCCGACCTCCGCGGCAAGCCGGTCGGGGTCGGCGGACGCTCGCGGCGCGGGGTCCTGACAACCGCCAACTACGAGGCGCGCAAGTTCGGCTGCCGCTCGGCCATGCCCGTCTTCAAGGCCCTCGAAGCCTGCCCGCACCTGGTCATCGTGCCGGTCCGCTTCGACCTCTACCGCGCCGAGTCGGCCCGCATCCGCGCGATCTTCGGCCGCTTCACGGAAATGATCGAGCCGCTCTCACTCGATGAAGCCTACCTCGACGTCTCCCACCTCCAATCCTCCGGCGCCGCGGTCGCCCGCGAGATCCGCGCCCAGATCCGGGAGGAAACCGGCCTCACCGCCTCGGCCGGAATCGCGCCGAACAAGCTGCTCGCCAAGATCGCCAGCGATTGGAACAAGCCCGACGGCCAGAAGGAGGTGCGCGAGGAGGACATCGACGACTTCCTGCGCGAGTTGCCCGTCGGCCGCCTGTGGGGGATCGGCCCGAAAATGAAGGCGCGGCTCGCCCAGCTCGGCATCCACACCTGCGGCGAGCTGCGGCAGTTCGACAAGATCCAGATGGCCAAACGCTTCGGCTCGTGGGGACTCGAACTCCACCAGCTATGTCGCGGCATCGACGACCGCCCGGTCCGCACCGAGCGCATCCGCAAGTCGCTCTCCAGCGAAAACACCTTTTCCGAGAACATCGAGACCCTCGCCGCGCTGAAGCCGGTGATGCTCGCCCAGCTCGAGGGCGTGCGCGAGGATCTCGCCCGCAAGCATTCCGACCGCGCCATCCGCTCGCTGGTCGTGAAGCTCAAGTTCGCCGACTTCACCCGCACCACCGCCGAGCGTGCCAGCCCGCACCTCGACCCCGCCATCTTCGACGAGCTCCTCACCGAAGCCTGGACCCGCGGCGCCAATAAACCGGTCCGGCTCCTCGGCGTCGGCGTCCGCTTCCGCGACCCCGAGGAAAAGCAACAGCTCGATCTTTTCTAA
- a CDS encoding NUDIX hydrolase — protein MESAPTDLLALSREIKGIAETGLRYGDNDFDRERYKRLHQIASELMVSHLPDFRWPVELGYPTPKLDARAAVIDDGRILLVREATNGLWTLPGGWTDAGHTPAENAVREVKEESGYEVEATKLIAVWDKTRHDHPPEPEYAYKMIFACRLLGGEPQTDHEILELGWFAPDDLPEMCPHRASPDYVHLAFRHHADPSLPTEFD, from the coding sequence ATGGAAAGCGCGCCAACCGACCTGCTCGCCCTCAGCCGGGAGATCAAGGGGATCGCCGAAACCGGGCTCCGCTACGGCGACAACGACTTCGATCGCGAGCGCTACAAGCGCCTCCACCAGATCGCCAGCGAGTTGATGGTCAGTCACTTGCCCGACTTCCGCTGGCCGGTGGAGCTCGGCTACCCGACCCCCAAGCTCGACGCCCGAGCGGCGGTGATCGACGACGGCCGCATCCTGCTCGTCCGCGAGGCGACCAACGGCCTCTGGACGCTCCCCGGCGGCTGGACCGACGCCGGCCACACCCCGGCCGAGAACGCCGTCCGCGAGGTCAAGGAGGAGAGCGGCTACGAGGTCGAGGCGACCAAGCTGATCGCCGTCTGGGACAAGACCCGCCACGACCACCCGCCCGAGCCGGAGTACGCCTACAAGATGATCTTCGCCTGCCGGCTGCTCGGCGGCGAACCGCAGACCGACCATGAGATCCTCGAGCTCGGCTGGTTCGCCCCCGACGACCTCCCCGAGATGTGCCCGCACCGTGCCTCGCCCGACTACGTCCACCTCGCCTTCCGCCACCACGCCGACCCCAGCCTGCCGACCGAGTTCGACTAG